One stretch of Anguilla anguilla isolate fAngAng1 chromosome 5, fAngAng1.pri, whole genome shotgun sequence DNA includes these proteins:
- the LOC118228536 gene encoding cytoskeleton-associated protein 5-like isoform X6: protein MADDSEWMKLPIDQKCEHKVWKARLNGYEEAVKLFQSIEDEKSPEWSKYLGQIKKFVTDSNAVAQLKGLEAALAYIENAHVASKTTGEVVSGVVSKVFNQPKPRAKELGTEICLMYIEIEKVEIVQEELIKGLDNKNPKIVVACVETMRKALSEFGSKIVSLKPIVKLLPKLFESREKAVRDEAKLLAVEIYKWIRDALRPPLQHINSVQLKELEEEWVKLPATAPRQSRFLRSQQHLKAKFEQQQAAGGDEVDGDDDEEASPQVDPYELLEAVEILSKVPKDFYEKIEAKKWQERKEALEAIEVLTKNPKLENGDYGDLVRALKKVVGKDANVMLVTLAAKCIAGLAAGLRKKFGTYSGLVVPTILEKFKEKKAQVVQALQEAIDAVFLTTTLQNLSEDILAVMDNKNPSIKQQASLFLARSFRHCTPSTLPKSVLKPFCAAFLKQVNDSAPEVRDAAFEALGTAMKVVGEKAVSPYLTDLDKLKLDKIKECADKVELASGRAGRAGGRTVKKEKPPRAQPVEEAQAKPSGPPRKVPASKSAGPPKKGKSAAAAAGIKVKKAPEIMETELSLEVCEERSALVLPATCMQLLDSPNWKERLASMEEFQRAVEQMDKNDMPCQALVRMLAKKPGWKETNFQVMQMKLHIVGLIAQKGSFSKTSAFVVLDGLVDKVGDVKCGAKAKEALTAIGEACSLPWTAEQVVSLAFSQKNPKNQAEALNWLANAMKEFGFSGINVKGFINNVKTALGATNPAVRTAAIALLGVMYLYMGAPLRMFFEDEKPALLSQIDAEFEKMQGQSPPTSFRGSTRKGIEIEDEDGDELEEEEGGASDIMDLLPRADISDKITSELVSKIEDKNWKIRKEGLDEVAALISEARFIQPNVGELPNTLKARLTDSNKILVQQTLSILQQMATAMGPALKQHVKNLGFPIMTVLGDSKSTVRAAAMATLNAWEEQTGMKEWLDGEDLSEELRRENPFLKQEILGWLAEKLPTLRTASPDLMFLVPYLYTCLEDRNGDVRKKAQDALPTFMMHLGYEKMVKATGKLKPASKDQVVGMLEKARAVMPAKPAAPPAKAGPSKSTTSMSAGRAANGAGKTQCEDSGAFETKPETKKVKPGAAKGKGGIGKKTPVKMTAKEEEDKCGPIFILVPNAKEQRMKEEKALKILKWNFMTPRDEYVEQLKAQISTCLAKWLQDELFHFDFQHHVKAIGVMIERMEDEMEATISCLDLILKWFTLRFFDTNTSILMKALEYLKLLFSMLSRENYHLSEYEATSFVPYLILKVGESKDVVRKDVRSILTMLCNLYPASKVFTFLMEGTKSKNSKQRSECLEELGCLIESYGMNVCQPTPAKSLKEIAVHIGDRDTSVRNAALNTVVTVYNVCGDQVFKLIGNLSEKDMSMLEERIKRSAKKSPAAPVKQVEEKPQRAQPGNHNASQTRRAPQEEVPNKLNQARAQNARAEQSPPSVPKEFQLDLDMIENDHTRVGELPDLVQHKLDELLEPVTIPEPKIRAVSPHFDDLHNSIASTINFVISQVASGDINTSIQALAQIDEVLRQEDKAEAMSGHIDQFLIATLMQLRLIYNTHMADDRLDKAEIFKLYSCIIGNMLSLFSIEGLAREASMGVLKDLMHGLITLMLDSRVEDIEDGQQLIRSVNLLVVRVLEKSDQTNILSALLVLLQDSLITSAGSQKFSELVMKCLWRMIRFLPETINSINLDRILLDVHNFMKVFPKEKLKQLKSDVPHRTLKTLLHTLCKLRGAKILDHLSMIENRNESELETHLRRVVKHSSDMSIMKSDKGTEKGAMRVDEKISKAKVSDILSEIFKKIGSKENTKEGLTELYEYKQKYSDADIEPFLRNASQFFQSYVERGLRMIESEREGKGRIPPSNTVIPQHGTDITAYVPNPSSTPLCTNGEDIKPAVYYERLKILRQRHGLENSKQQQQQLQLQEEDRPPLTSLLSKPSVASSTDMLHSKLSQLKESREHYHQDQTHSHSPTRSSSPSTNLDDLKKRLERIKSNRQ, encoded by the exons ATGTGTTGAAACAATGAGGAAAGCTCTAAG TGAATTTGGTTCCAAGATCGTTTCGCTAAAACCAATTGTGAAATTGCTGCCAAAGCTGTTTGAGTCTCGTGAAAAAGCAGTCAGAGACGAGGCTAAATTGCTGGCTGTAGAGATCTATAAGTGGATTCGTGATGCCCTTCGTCCCCCGTTACAGCACATCAATTCCGTGCAG CTGAAAGAACTGGAGGAGGAGTGGGTAAAGCTGCCAGCGACAGCCCCGAGACAGAGTCGGTTTCTGCGCTCACAGCAACACCTGAAAGCCAAATTTGAGCAACAGCAGGCAGCTGGTGGGGATGAGGTGGATG GTGATGACGATGAAGAAGCCTCCCCTCAAGTGGATCCTTATGAGCTCCTAGAGGCTGTAGAGATTCTCTCTAAAGTTCCCAAAGACTTCTATGAGAAAATT gAGGCAAAGAAGTGGCAGGAGAGGAAAGAAGCCTTGGAAGCAATAGAAGTTCTGACGAAAAACCCCAAATTGGAAAATGGTGACTATGGAGACCTGGTCAGGGCACTGAAAAAG GTTGTAGGCAAAGATGCTAATGTCATGCTGGTGACACTCGCAGCAAAATGCATTGCTGGATTGGCAGCTGGTCTcaggaagaagtttggaacatATTCTGGACTA GTGGTGCCAACAATTTTAGAGAAGTTTAAGGAGAAGAAGGCACAAGTGGTTCAAGCCTTGCAAGAGGCTATTGATGCAGTCTTCCTAACT ACAACTCTTCAGAACCTCAGTGAAGATATTCTGGCTGTGATGGACAACAAGAATCCATCCATCAAGCAGCAAGCCTCATTGTTCCTGGCAAGAAGTTTCCGCCATTGCACTCCTTCCACGTTGCCAAAAAGTGTTCTCAAACCCTTTTGTGCTGCATTCCTCAAG CAAGTGAATGACTCAGCCCCCGAGGTGAGAGATGCTGCATTTGAAGCTCTGGGCACAGCCATGAAGGTGGTGGGGGAGAAAGCCGTCAGTCCTTATTTAACTGATCTGGACAAGCTCAAGCTTGACAAG ATAAAAGAATGTGCTGATAAAGTGGAGCTGGCTAGTGGCAGGgcggggagagcaggagggaggacAGTGAAGAAGGAGAAACCTCCCAGGGCCCAGCCTGTAGAAGAGGCCCAAGCAAAGCCCTCTGGACCTCCCAGGAAGGTTCCTGCTTCTAAG tCTGCTGGCCCTCCAAAGAAAGGAAAATCTgcggcagcagctgcaggcatCAAAGTAAAGAAGGCCCCAGAAATAATGGAGACTGAACTGTCT CTCGAGGTGTGTGAGGAGAGGTCTGCCCTTGTGCTTCCTGCCACCTGTATGCAGCTGCTGGACAGCCCTAACTGGAAGGAACGATTGGCCAGCATGGAGGAGTTCCAAAGG GCAGTAGAGCAAATGGATAAAAATGACATGCCATGCCAAGCTCTCGTCAGAATGCTGGCCAAGAAACCTGGCTGGAAAGAGACCAACTTCCAG GTGATGCAGATGAAGCTGCACATTGTGGGACTGATCGCTCAGAAGGGCAGCTTCTCCAAGACGTCAGCGTTTGTGGTGCTGGACGGGCTGGTGGATAAGGTGGGGGATGTGAAGTGTGGGGCGAAGGCGAAAGAGGCCCTGACCGCCATTGGAGAGGCCTGCTCCCTGCCGTGGACCGCAGAACAG GTCGTGTCACTGgctttttctcaaaagaaccCTAAAAACCAAGCTGAGGCATTGAACTGGCTGGCAAATGCCATGAAAGAATTCGGATTTTCAGG AATAAACGTTAAAGGATTCATCAATAATGTAAAGACTGCTTTGGGTGCAACCAACCCT GCTGTGAGGACGGCTGCGATTGCCCTGCTTGGTGTCATGTACCTTTACATGGGAGCTCCTCTGCGCATGTTCTTTGAGGATGAGAAGCCAGCCCTGCTCAGTCAGATAGATGCAGAGTTTGAAAAG ATGCAGGGCCAGTCTCCACCCACCTCCTTCAGAGGCTCCACCAGGAAGGGGATCGAGATTGAAGACGAGGATGGCGATGagctggaagaggaggagggtggagccAGTGACATCATGGACCTGTTGCCCAGAGCAGACATCAG TGACAAGATTACATCCGAGCTTGTGTCCAAGATTGAGGATAAGAACTGGAAAATCAGAAAGGAAGGGTTGGATGAGGTGGCAGCACTAATATCTGAGGCCAGATTTATTCAGCCGAATGTGGGTGAACTTCCTAATACACTCAAGGCCCGACTAACTGATTCCAACAAGATTCTG GTCCAGCAGACACTGTCTATCCTACAACAAATGGCCACTGCCATGGGCCCTGCCCTGAAGCAGCATGTGAAGAACCTGGGCTTCCCCATCATGACAGTGCTGGGTGATAGTAAG AGCACTGTGCGTGCTGCTGCCATGGCGACACTGAATGCCTGGGAGGAGCAAACAGGCATGAAGGAGTGGTTAGACGGGGAGGACCTCTCTGAAGAGCTCAGGAGGGAGAATCCGTTTCTCAAGCAGGAG ATTCTGGGTTGGCTGGCAGAGAAGCTTCCCACTCTGCGCACTGCATCCCCAGATCTAATGTTCCTCGTGCCCTACTTATACACCTGCCTGGAGGACCGAAACGGGGACGTCCGAAAGAAGGCCCAGGATGCTCTGCCTACATTCATGATGCACCTGGGATATGAGAAGATGGTCAAAGCCACTGGAAAACTTAAG CCTGCTTCCAAGGACCAGGTGGTGGGCATGCTGGAGAAGGCTCGCGCCGTCATGCCAGCCAAGCCTGCTGCTCCCCCAGCCAAAGCCGGCCCCTCAAAGTCTACCACCAGCATGTCTGCTGGAAGGGCTGCCAATG GGGCAGGCAAAACCCAGTGTGAAGATTCTGGGGCCTTTGAAACCAAACCAGAAACCAAGAAAGTCAAACCAGGAGCAGCCAAAGGAAAG GGAGGTATTGGAAAGAAGACCCCTGTCAAAATGACTGCcaaggaagaggaagacaagTGTGGCCCCATCTTTATCTTGGTTCCCAATGCAAAAGAGCAGAGGATGAAGGAGGAAAAAGCGCTGAAG atcTTGAAGTGGAACTTCATGACCCCCCGAGATGAGTATGTTGAGCAGCTAAAGGCTCAGATTTCCACTTGTCTGGCTAAGTGGCTTCAGGACGAGCTCTTCCATTTTGACTTCCAGCACCACGTTAAAGCCATTGGGGTCATGATCGAG CGCATGGAGGATGAGATGGAGGCCACCATCAGCTGCTTGGACCTGATCCTGAAGTGGTTCACACTGCGTTTCTTTGACACTAATACCAGCATTCTGATGAAAGCCCTGGAATACCTTAAGCTGCTCTTCTCCATGCTCAGCAGGGAGAACTACCACCTCAGCGAGTACGAGGCCACCTCATTTGTCCCCTACCTCATCCTCAAA GTCGGGGAATCTAAGGATGTTGTTCGCAAGGATGTACGCTCCATTCTCACCATGCTCTGCAATTTGTACCCTGCCAGTAAAGTCTTCACGTTCCTCATGGAGGGGACTAAGTCCAAGAACTCCAAGCAGCGATCGG AATGCTTAGAAGAGTTGGGCTGTTTGATTGAGTCGTATGGGATGAACGTTTGCCAGCCAACGCCAGCCAAGTCCCTCAAAGAGATAGCTGTGCATATTGGTGACCGTGACACCTCAGTGCGGAATGCCGCCCTCAACACTGTGGTTACAGTGTACAATGTCTGTGGGGACCAGGTTTTCAAACTCATTGgcaat CTCTCAGAGAAGGACATGAGCATGCTGGAGGAAAGGATCAAGCGTTCTGCTAAAAAGTCTCCAGCTGCACCCGTGaagcaggtggaggagaagcCCCAAAGAGCACAGCCAGGCAACCACAACGCCAGCCAGACTCGCAGAGCGCCCCAGGAAGAAGTGCCCAATAAGTTGAA TCAGGCACGGGCCCAGAACGCTCGCGCTGAGCAGTCGCCCCCTTCGGTTCCCAAAGAGTTCCAGCTGGACCTGGACATGATCGAGAATGACCACACCAGGGTCGGCGAGCTGCCCGACCTTGTGCAGCATAAACTGGACGAGCTTCTGGAACCTGTGACCATCCCAGAACCCAA GATCCGTGCTGTCTCTCCCCACTTTGATGACCTGCACAACAGTATTGCCTCCACCATCAACTTTGTTATATCACAGGTGGCAAGTGGGGACATCAATACAAGCATCCAGGCCCTGGCACAG ATCGATGAGGTGCTGAGACAGGAAGACAAAGCAGAGGCAATGTCGGGTCACATCGATCAGTTCCTCATCGCCACCCTCATGCAGCTGCGCCTCATCTACAACACGCACATGGCTGACGACCGATTGGACAAGGCTGAAATCTTCAAGCTCTACAGCTGCATCATCGGCAACATGCTTTCT CTGTTTTCCATCGAGGGTCTGGCGCGGGAGGCCTCCATGGGCGTGCTGAAGGACCTGATGCACGGCCTCATCACTCTCATGCTGGACTCCCGGGTGGAGGACATCGAGGACGGCCAGCAGCTCATCCGCTCCGTCAACCTGCTTGTAGTGCGGGTGCTGGAGAAGTCGGACCAGACCAACATTTTGAG CGCACTGTTGGTACTGCTACAGGACAGCCTTATTACCAGTGCAGGCTCTCAGAAGTTCTCTGAGCTGGTCATGAAG TGTTTGTGGAGGATGATTCGCTTCCTCCCAGAGACCATCAACAGCATCAACCTGGACCGAATCCTGCTGGACGTCCACAACTTCATGAAGGTGTTCCCCAAGGAGAAGCTGAAGCAGTTGAAGAGTGACGTGCCCCACAGGACCTTGAAGACCCTGCTGCACACGCTCTGCAAGCTTCGAGGGGCCAAG ATCCTGGATCACCTGTCCATGATTGAGAACAGGAACGAGTCGGAGCTAGAAACCCACCTAAGGCGTGTCGTGAAGCACTCCAGTGACATGTCCATTATGAAGTCAGACAAAGGCACAGAGAAAGGAGCCATGCGAGTG GATGAAAAAATATCCAAAGCGAAAGTGAGCGACATCTTGTCGGAAATCTTCAAGAAGATCGGCTCAAAGGAAAACACTAAGGAG GGATTAACGGAGCTCTACGAGTACAAGCAGAAGTACTCGGACGCGGACATCGAGCCCTTCCTGAGAAATGCATCCCAGTTTTTCCAGAGTTACGTGGAGCGAGGGCTACGCATGATCGAGTCGGAGCGCGAGGGCAAGGGCAGGATCCCGCCCTCCAACACAG TAATTCCCCAACATGGTACAGACATCACTGCATATGTGCCAAACCCCAGCAGTACGCCACTCTGTACCAATGGGGAGGACATTAAGCCTGCCGTGTACTACGAGAGGTTGAAAATACTGAGGCAACGTCACGGACTGGAAAACTCGAAG cagcagcagcagcagctgcagctgcaggaggaggacagGCCCCCGCTGACATCACTGCTGTCCAAGCCCTCGGTGGCCTCCTCTACAGACATGCTGCACAGCAAACTGTCTCAGCTGAAGGAGTCGCGCGAGCACTACCACCAGGACCAGACCCACTCTCACAGCCCCACCCggtcctcctccccctccaccaatCTCGACGACCTCAAGAAGAGGCTGGAGAGAATAAAGAGCAACCGCCAATGA